One window of the Carassius auratus strain Wakin chromosome 20, ASM336829v1, whole genome shotgun sequence genome contains the following:
- the LOC113037684 gene encoding protein THEMIS-like, with the protein MATTLHEFTQFLDPKMFPRVLQIQSGIYYQGCVYEMFGRECSLSTGDLLKIIDITISRFTAQTSSNTEIEIPVEYPGLFKLLGDSQPYQSIQEIADSVKISSHRLSQPVFLSGSEIQLAQGVIREGDSFRITAVTRELSGGCVQCELLHREPKICFSLSFSQQGHFTECQDDQFYTLREIAEWKISKGRKRTVTEVKTLPKKDFLFTNLLENIFGELKLTPVYELKAVTRLSEKILLIPSNLDVEVVDVTEQFDCDSFVQPLSLIDVFKSPPEIFPVVAKLSSERPFKLSPELEILFNSNQVIIHNAFYAKRILASEMGRESTRHFLIPESYNGRLKRRPRQFPTAYDLERARSETEQIHVVATRDFESVYNGLASVSAGDEFIVNKGKSCALSHNGTKRAADAFHCLKVTGTETKELVRLPMCLEGGFMELVKDKRQYTIAEICRWFPLPFNVKVSVRDLSLKVDVLAGVPGLHIEEEISDPCLLISNTELSEIREVPVNRTDLILNIKQRWEGQSPVCSGNSVIEEISEDCYYTLRRYAFTTITPPPRPPKKPKDPPPRPPKKLSSRSESANSEGSSCSPQGLCFEPFKQDNFIQCSDSKNGNDKKIPISPVILPRPTLLKELAKGRSLDSVSITKHDGDDVHDYEYIDEAQLDSIRS; encoded by the exons ATGGCTACGACCCTGCATGAATTCACGCAGTTTCTGGATCCTAAGATGTTCCCCAGAGTGCTTCAGATCCAGTCAGGAATATATTATCAAG GCTGTGTGTATGAGATGTTTGGAAGAGAGTGCTCTCTTTCAACAGGAGATTTATTGAAAATCATTGATATCACCATCAGCAGATTCACAGCTCAGACCTCCAGCAACACTGAGATTGAGATCCCTGTGGAATACCCAG GATTGTTCAAACTACTGGGTGACAGTCAGCCGTACCAAAGCATACAAGAGATAGCTGACTCAGTGAAGATCAGCTCCCACAGACTGTCCCAGCCGGTGTTCCTCAGCGGTTCAGAGATTCAGCTGGCACAGGGCGTCATACGGGAGGGAGACAGCTTCAGAATCACTGCCGTCACCCGTGAGCTCAGCGGTGGATGTGTGCAGTGTGAGCTTCTGCACAGAGAGCCCAAGATCTGCTTCAGCCTGAGCTTCTCCCAGCAAGGCCACTTCACAGAGTGCCAGGACGACCAGTTTTACACCCTGAGAGAGATAGCGGAGTGGAAAATCTCCAAAGGCAGAAAGAGGACTGTAACCGAGGTCAAAACACTGCCCAAAAAGGACTTCTTATTCACAAATTTGCTGGAGAATATATTTGGAGAGCTGAAGCTGACTCCTGTGTATGAACTGAAGGCTGTTACACGAC TCAGTGAGAAAATTCTGCTCATCCCATCAAATTTGGATGTGGAGGTGGTGGATGTCACTGAGCAGTTTGATTGTGACTCCTTTGTGCAGCCTCTTTCTCTTATCGATGTTTTCAAGAGTCCTCCAGAAATTTTTCCTGTGGTGGCGAAGTTGTCAAGTGAAAGACCTTTCAAGCTTTCTCCAGAGCTGGAAATTCTTTTCAATTCCAATCAGGTGATCATTCATAATGCTTTCTATGCAAAACGAATACTGGCCTCGGAAATGGGTCGTGAATCAACGAGACACTTTCTTATTCCGGAGTCCTACAATGGACGCTTAAAGCGGCGGCCGCGCCAGTTCCCCACCGCCTATGATCTGGAGCGCGCACGCAGCGAAACTGAACAGATACACGTGGTGGCCACCAGGGACTTTGAGTCTGTGTATAACGGGCTAGCTTCTGTAAGTGCTGGAGATGAGTTTATAGTAAACAAAGGCAAAAGCTGTGCGCTTTCACACAATGGAACCAAGAGGGCAGCTGATGCATTTCATTGTCTGAAAGTTACAGGGACAGAGACGAAGGAGCTTGTGCGCCTCCCCATGTGTTTGGAGGGGGGATTCATGGAGCTGGTTAAAGACAAGCGTCAATACACCATTGCGGAAATATGCCGATGGTTCCCGCTGCCCTTCAACGTCAAAGTGTCTGTGCGAGACCTCTCATTGAAGGTGGATGTTTTGGCTGGTGTTCCCGGTCTGCACATTGAGGAGGAGATCTCTGACCCTTGCCTCCTTATTTCAAACACTGAGCTGTCAGAGATCAGGGAGGTGCCAGTCAATCGCACAGACTTGATCCTCAACATAAAGCAGCGCTGGGAAGGCCAGAGTCCAGTATGTAGTGGGAATTCAGTCATAGAGGAAATCTCAGAGGACTGTTACTACACACTCAGGAGGTATGCCTTTACTACCATCACACCCCCTCCACGACCTCCAAAAAAACCCAAAGACCCTCCACCTCGACCTCCCAAGAAGCTATCATCCAGATCAGAGAGCGCAAACAGTGAAGGCTCCAGCTGCTCTCCACAG GGTCTTTGTTTTGAACCTTTTaaacaagataacttcattcaaTGCAGTGATTCAAaaaatggaaatgacaaaaagatTCCCATAAGTCCAGTCATTTTGCCAAGACCTACCCTGCTGAAAG AGCTTGCCAAGGGCCGAAGTCTGGACAGCGTATCCATCACAAAACATGATGGCGATGATGTGCATGATTATGAATATATTGATGAAGCTCAGCTTGATAGCATAAGGAGttaa